The Sphaerospermopsis torques-reginae ITEP-024 genome has a window encoding:
- a CDS encoding NAD(P) transhydrogenase subunit alpha: protein MNETLLAALFVLVLASFIGFEVINKVPPTLHTPLMSGSNAISGISVIGAILAAGERNTSLSVILGLIAVILAMVNVVGGFLVTDRMLQMFKKKDVKA, encoded by the coding sequence ATGAATGAAACTTTACTAGCGGCTTTATTTGTGCTTGTTTTGGCTTCTTTTATTGGCTTTGAAGTCATTAACAAAGTTCCCCCGACTCTGCATACTCCTTTGATGTCGGGTTCTAATGCTATTTCTGGTATTTCGGTAATAGGTGCAATTCTCGCTGCGGGTGAGAGAAATACCAGTTTATCAGTAATTTTGGGTTTAATTGCGGTGATATTGGCAATGGTTAACGTTGTCGGTGGTTTTTTGGTTACAGACAGAATGCTGCAAATGTTTAAAAAGAAGGATGTTAAAGCATGA
- a CDS encoding NAD(P)(+) transhydrogenase (Re/Si-specific) subunit beta, with protein sequence MNTFIPTGIQLTYLVAASLFIFGLKKLGSPATARNGNVIAAVGMLLAVVATLLDQHVLNYEMILIGLVIGSIIGAVAAYKVQMTEMPQMVGLLNGLGGASSALIAVAEFWRLLGSSQPIPLDVNISMLLDVLIGGVTLTGSFLAFAKLQGLVSGTPITFPLQQPVNLLLLGSYLAGSAYLIISPDSLPIFLAVVAVSLVLGVMFVLPIGGGDMPVVISLLNSLSGVAAAAAGFVVMNNMLIIAGALVGASGIILTEIMCKAMNRSLFSVLFSAFGSVTTASGGNAAGTSNQTVRSIDAEEGAMMLGYARSVVIVPGYGMAVAQAQHSVRELADQLERMGVDVKYAIHPVAGRMPGHMNVLLAEANVPYTQLYDMEDINPQFEQADVALVIGANDVVNPAARSDANSPIYGMPILEVDRAKQTIVIKRGMSAGFAGVDNELFYKDKTTMLFGSAKDMVAKLVSEVKQL encoded by the coding sequence ATGAATACTTTTATACCAACTGGGATTCAGCTAACTTATTTAGTAGCTGCATCTTTATTTATCTTTGGTTTAAAAAAGCTGGGTTCTCCTGCAACTGCTCGCAATGGTAATGTTATTGCTGCGGTGGGTATGTTGTTAGCTGTGGTTGCCACTTTGTTAGATCAGCACGTATTAAATTACGAGATGATTTTAATAGGTTTGGTAATTGGTTCAATTATTGGGGCTGTGGCAGCTTACAAAGTGCAAATGACGGAAATGCCCCAAATGGTTGGTTTACTTAACGGTTTGGGTGGTGCATCTTCCGCACTTATCGCTGTAGCTGAGTTTTGGCGGTTGTTGGGAAGTTCTCAACCTATCCCCCTCGATGTCAACATCTCTATGTTATTGGATGTGTTGATCGGTGGTGTGACCTTAACTGGTAGTTTTCTTGCTTTTGCTAAGTTGCAAGGTTTGGTTAGTGGTACTCCTATTACTTTTCCTTTGCAGCAACCTGTTAACCTCTTGCTGTTGGGTTCTTATTTAGCCGGAAGTGCTTATTTAATCATCTCACCGGATAGTTTACCGATATTTTTAGCGGTGGTGGCAGTTTCCTTGGTGTTGGGGGTGATGTTTGTATTACCCATTGGTGGCGGTGATATGCCGGTGGTGATTTCGCTGTTAAACTCTTTATCAGGAGTTGCTGCTGCTGCTGCGGGTTTTGTGGTGATGAACAATATGTTAATCATCGCCGGTGCTTTGGTGGGTGCTTCGGGTATCATCCTTACAGAAATTATGTGTAAGGCCATGAACCGGTCGTTATTCAGTGTGTTATTTAGTGCTTTTGGTTCTGTAACTACTGCTAGTGGTGGAAATGCTGCGGGTACAAGTAATCAAACTGTTCGCAGTATTGACGCTGAAGAAGGGGCGATGATGTTGGGTTATGCTCGTTCTGTGGTGATTGTACCAGGTTATGGTATGGCAGTTGCTCAAGCACAGCATAGCGTCCGGGAGTTGGCGGATCAGTTAGAGCGTATGGGTGTAGATGTGAAATATGCGATACATCCGGTTGCGGGGAGAATGCCGGGACACATGAACGTATTATTGGCGGAAGCTAATGTACCCTATACGCAGTTGTATGATATGGAGGACATTAATCCTCAGTTTGAACAAGCTGATGTAGCGTTAGTGATTGGTGCTAATGATGTGGTAAATCCTGCGGCGCGTAGTGATGCGAATAGTCCGATTTATGGAATGCCGATTTTAGAGGTTGATCGGGCGAAGCAAACTATTGTGATTAAGCGCGGTATGAGTGCGGGTTTTGCTGGTGTGGATAATGAGTTGTTTTATAAGGATAAGACGACGATGTTGTTTGGTAGTGCTAAGGATATGGTGGCTAAGTTGGTTAGTGAGGTGAAGCAACTTTAA
- the rnpA gene encoding ribonuclease P protein component produces the protein MALPKAYRLKSRKDFQAVFREGIRCHSSHFTLRALKPSRPQKSSSDNDADTIKLTKCQDLASTKIGVSISTKVSKRAVVRNRIKRQITAALSQLLPKLSPGWRLVVIVKPKTAESECVSQQFLQELEQLLVKAEVINGYS, from the coding sequence GTGGCTTTGCCCAAAGCATATAGATTAAAATCCCGCAAGGATTTCCAGGCGGTTTTCCGGGAAGGAATTCGGTGTCATAGCTCTCATTTCACTTTGAGAGCTTTAAAACCGTCACGTCCACAAAAATCTTCTAGTGATAATGACGCTGATACCATAAAATTAACTAAATGTCAAGATTTAGCTAGTACAAAAATTGGCGTTTCCATTAGCACCAAAGTCAGTAAAAGAGCAGTAGTTCGCAATCGGATTAAACGGCAAATTACAGCCGCATTGTCTCAATTATTGCCTAAGTTATCACCTGGATGGCGATTGGTAGTGATTGTCAAGCCAAAGACAGCAGAATCTGAGTGCGTAAGCCAACAATTTCTGCAAGAATTAGAGCAGTTGTTGGTAAAAGCAGAGGTAATAAATGGGTATTCGTGA
- a CDS encoding type II toxin-antitoxin system PemK/MazF family toxin, with protein sequence MPEGNLTYKRGEIRWVNLDPTVGAEAQKIRACLIVKNDIMNQYGLLTIVMPFRPGSKQAPYIVNVKATATNGLDQDRFIDVAQIRSVDYRRVLGLVGILETEYWEEIRTALDVVLGFGV encoded by the coding sequence ATGCCAGAGGGTAATTTAACTTATAAACGGGGTGAAATTCGCTGGGTAAATCTTGATCCAACTGTGGGAGCAGAAGCACAAAAAATCCGTGCTTGTTTAATAGTTAAAAATGATATTATGAATCAATATGGATTATTAACAATTGTGATGCCATTTCGACCAGGAAGTAAGCAAGCTCCCTATATTGTCAATGTCAAAGCAACAGCAACTAATGGATTAGATCAGGATCGTTTTATTGATGTTGCTCAAATTCGTTCTGTTGATTATCGTCGGGTTTTGGGGTTGGTGGGTATTTTAGAAACTGAATATTGGGAAGAAATTCGGACTGCTTTGGATGTGGTTTTGGGATTTGGGGTTTAA
- a CDS encoding DUF29 domain-containing protein: MTHQSMILTNNLYDQDYNLWIEKTASLLKNKQFSELELENLIEEIESMGRSEKNALKSNLRVLIMHLLKYKFQPQNRSNSWLYTIYEHRQRLQETFLDSPSLKGYYIEVLDNCYQHARKEAAIETGLPLSIFPHDNPFSADEILDADFFPV; the protein is encoded by the coding sequence ATGACACATCAATCTATGATATTAACTAATAATCTTTATGACCAAGATTATAATTTATGGATTGAAAAAACCGCTTCTTTACTAAAGAATAAGCAGTTTTCAGAATTAGAATTAGAAAATTTAATTGAAGAAATTGAAAGTATGGGAAGAAGTGAAAAAAATGCTTTAAAAAGTAATTTACGAGTTTTAATTATGCACTTGCTTAAATACAAGTTTCAACCTCAAAATAGGTCAAATAGTTGGTTATATACAATCTATGAACATCGTCAAAGATTACAAGAAACGTTTTTAGATAGTCCCAGTTTAAAAGGGTATTATATAGAAGTTTTGGATAATTGCTATCAACACGCTCGTAAAGAAGCAGCGATTGAAACTGGACTTCCTTTATCTATTTTTCCTCATGATAATCCTTTTTCTGCTGATGAAATTTTAGATGCTGATTTTTTCCCAGTTTAA
- a CDS encoding DUF2808 domain-containing protein — translation MRRLLSALAVTGCLLANFPAVSLAQQGFTLFSGVKSENQLPFRLDFGGQTNATDRYILRLPAKKMNLAVAQFAITYPDYYKGSFDPKAVEVRVKEKSVPLSEVKWNKEGRIIEIFPEEPVPAGSKVELVLSNVQNPAFGGMFHFNCQVLSPGDVPMLRYLGTWLISIN, via the coding sequence ATGCGACGTTTACTTTCTGCTTTAGCTGTAACTGGTTGTTTATTAGCGAATTTTCCGGCTGTCAGTTTGGCACAACAAGGTTTTACACTATTTAGCGGTGTTAAGTCAGAAAATCAGCTACCCTTTCGATTAGATTTTGGTGGACAAACCAACGCCACGGATAGATATATACTCAGACTACCCGCCAAAAAAATGAACTTGGCAGTTGCCCAATTTGCCATTACTTACCCTGATTATTACAAAGGCAGTTTTGATCCAAAAGCAGTTGAAGTCAGAGTCAAAGAAAAAAGTGTTCCTTTAAGTGAAGTTAAATGGAATAAAGAAGGACGGATAATAGAGATATTTCCCGAAGAACCAGTACCAGCAGGTAGTAAAGTTGAGTTAGTGCTATCTAATGTGCAGAATCCTGCCTTTGGGGGAATGTTCCATTTTAACTGCCAAGTCCTCTCTCCTGGAGATGTACCAATGTTGCGCTACTTAGGTACTTGGCTCATCAGCATCAATTAA
- a CDS encoding nucleic acid-binding protein, translated as MSKVIVLDSAPVGLITNPKANPLAVQSQEWFYNLFERGYEVILPEIIDYEIRRELLRANKLSGIKKLNQLKAEIIYLPMTTEVMLKAAELWAEARNKGKSTADNKALDGDVILAAQSILVANYGHEVIIATSNKKHLSIFINAREWGEI; from the coding sequence ATGAGTAAGGTTATTGTTTTAGATTCTGCACCTGTGGGATTAATTACTAATCCTAAAGCGAATCCTCTAGCTGTGCAATCTCAAGAATGGTTTTATAATCTTTTTGAAAGAGGTTATGAGGTAATTTTACCGGAAATTATAGATTATGAAATTAGACGGGAATTATTAAGAGCAAATAAGTTATCAGGAATTAAAAAACTTAATCAATTGAAAGCAGAAATTATTTATCTTCCTATGACAACGGAAGTGATGTTAAAAGCAGCAGAATTATGGGCTGAAGCTAGAAATAAAGGTAAATCTACAGCAGATAATAAAGCTTTAGATGGTGATGTTATTTTAGCTGCTCAATCTATTTTAGTTGCTAATTATGGTCATGAGGTAATTATTGCCACGAGTAATAAAAAGCATCTTTCTATTTTTATTAATGCTAGGGAATGGGGAGAAATTTAA
- a CDS encoding element excision factor XisH family protein, giving the protein MPKLDIIHNVVKNALIKDGWIITDDPYLIQYRTTTLYADLGAERPIAIEKSGQKLVVEVKSFIGTSKIQDLKEALGQYDIYLYLLEATAPDRKLYIAISETAYKSFFTQDIIQLILNRHQLPLIVVDIETEEIKQWIN; this is encoded by the coding sequence ATGCCCAAACTAGACATTATTCATAACGTTGTTAAAAATGCACTAATCAAAGATGGTTGGATAATTACAGATGATCCTTACTTAATTCAATATAGAACAACAACACTATATGCTGATCTTGGTGCTGAACGTCCCATAGCAATTGAAAAATCAGGACAAAAACTGGTAGTTGAAGTCAAAAGTTTTATTGGTACATCAAAGATACAAGATTTAAAAGAAGCTCTCGGCCAATATGATATCTATCTTTACCTATTAGAAGCAACCGCACCAGACCGTAAACTCTATATTGCCATTAGTGAAACTGCATATAAAAGTTTTTTCACACAGGATATTATTCAACTAATTCTTAACCGACATCAACTTCCGTTAATTGTTGTAGATATAGAAACAGAGGAAATTAAACAATGGATAAATTAA
- a CDS encoding type II toxin-antitoxin system VapC family toxin gives MELDIPQIFTEWESLVIQYQVMGKQVHDARLVAAMLAHNITHLLTFNVDDFRRFSDIVVVDPRNVV, from the coding sequence TTGGAATTAGATATACCACAAATTTTTACTGAGTGGGAATCTCTGGTTATTCAATATCAAGTGATGGGAAAACAGGTACATGATGCTCGTTTAGTAGCAGCTATGTTAGCTCATAATATCACACATTTATTGACATTTAATGTTGATGATTTTAGGCGTTTTTCGGATATTGTAGTTGTCGATCCACGTAATGTTGTTTAA
- the rpmH gene encoding 50S ribosomal protein L34 has protein sequence MQRTLGGTCRKRKRTSGFRARMQSPTGRRVIRARRKKGRHRLSV, from the coding sequence ATGCAAAGAACATTGGGTGGAACTTGTCGGAAGAGAAAGAGAACCTCTGGTTTTCGTGCTAGAATGCAAAGCCCAACTGGCAGAAGAGTAATCCGAGCCAGAAGAAAAAAAGGTCGTCATCGTTTAAGCGTTTAG
- a CDS encoding Re/Si-specific NAD(P)(+) transhydrogenase subunit alpha, whose protein sequence is MKIAVAKEIEVCERRVSLIPDIVAKLVKQGLEIYVESGAGEKAFFTDADYEAAGAKIISDPATLWGEADIMLKVSPPQDREDGRSEIDLLKPGSVLISFLNPLGNPQIAQKLAQRQITALSMELIPRTTRAQSMDALSSQASLAGYKTVLLAAAALPKYFPMLTTAAGTIAPAKVFIMGAGVAGLQAIATARRLGAVVEAFDIRPAVKEEVQSLGAKFVEVKLAEETTAAGGYAKEISEDSKKRTQEVVAEHIKNSDVVITTAQVPGRKAPILVTEEMVKAMKPGSVIVDLAAEQGGNCACTAPGKDIVYHGVTIIGPINLPSSMPVHASQLYSKNITALMQLLIKDKTLQVNFADDIVDAACVTYGGEIRNQRVKDALQAVVV, encoded by the coding sequence ATGAAAATAGCAGTAGCTAAAGAAATAGAAGTTTGTGAACGTCGGGTGTCATTAATTCCTGACATTGTAGCCAAATTAGTCAAACAAGGATTAGAAATTTATGTAGAAAGTGGTGCGGGAGAAAAAGCATTTTTTACTGACGCTGACTATGAAGCAGCAGGAGCTAAAATTATCAGTGATCCTGCCACATTATGGGGTGAAGCGGACATAATGTTAAAAGTCAGTCCACCCCAAGACAGAGAAGATGGACGTTCTGAAATAGACTTACTTAAACCGGGATCTGTTTTAATCAGCTTTCTCAACCCCTTAGGAAATCCACAAATAGCGCAAAAATTAGCACAACGGCAAATTACAGCTTTAAGTATGGAATTGATCCCCCGTACTACCAGAGCGCAAAGCATGGATGCTTTATCTTCCCAAGCATCTCTAGCAGGGTATAAAACTGTACTTTTAGCGGCGGCAGCTTTACCAAAATATTTCCCGATGTTAACCACTGCGGCGGGTACTATTGCCCCTGCTAAAGTATTTATTATGGGTGCGGGTGTTGCGGGTTTACAGGCTATAGCAACTGCAAGAAGACTAGGAGCAGTAGTAGAGGCTTTTGATATTCGTCCAGCCGTGAAAGAAGAAGTACAAAGCTTAGGGGCGAAATTTGTTGAAGTTAAATTAGCAGAAGAAACCACAGCAGCAGGTGGTTACGCAAAAGAAATATCAGAAGACAGTAAAAAACGCACCCAGGAAGTAGTCGCAGAACACATCAAAAATTCCGATGTAGTCATTACCACCGCCCAAGTACCAGGAAGAAAAGCACCCATCTTAGTGACAGAGGAGATGGTAAAAGCGATGAAACCCGGTTCTGTGATAGTAGACTTAGCCGCAGAACAGGGTGGTAACTGTGCTTGTACAGCACCGGGTAAGGATATTGTTTATCACGGTGTAACGATTATTGGACCAATTAATTTACCTTCGTCTATGCCTGTACACGCTAGTCAACTTTACTCTAAAAATATTACTGCATTAATGCAGTTATTGATTAAAGATAAAACGTTACAGGTTAATTTTGCGGATGATATTGTTGATGCGGCTTGTGTTACTTATGGTGGTGAAATTAGGAATCAACGGGTGAAGGATGCTTTGCAAGCTGTTGTGGTTTAG
- the mazE gene encoding type II toxin-antitoxin system MazE family antitoxin: MMKVTITLEEDILKFIDQQAKGNRSAYINAILAEQRRKILEAEIIAALQEDAKDLEYQNEISAWDHVAGDGINARG; this comes from the coding sequence ATGATGAAAGTCACAATTACTTTAGAAGAAGATATATTGAAATTTATTGATCAACAAGCAAAAGGTAATCGTAGCGCCTATATTAATGCAATATTGGCAGAACAAAGACGTAAAATTTTAGAAGCAGAAATAATTGCGGCACTGCAAGAAGATGCAAAAGATTTAGAATATCAAAATGAGATTTCTGCTTGGGATCATGTAGCTGGAGATGGTATTAATGCCAGAGGGTAA
- a CDS encoding type II toxin-antitoxin system VapC family toxin, whose product MKYLVDTNILLRLVQKNSPMHLDTQRAILTLKKQGDFLCIIPQNIIEFWAVATRPLDKNGLGLSITQAE is encoded by the coding sequence ATGAAATATCTGGTAGATACTAATATTTTACTGCGTTTGGTACAAAAAAACAGTCCCATGCACCTTGATACTCAAAGGGCAATTTTAACGCTCAAAAAGCAAGGTGATTTTTTATGTATTATTCCACAAAATATAATTGAATTTTGGGCTGTTGCTACCAGACCTCTTGATAAAAATGGGTTAGGTTTATCTATCACTCAAGCTGAATAA
- a CDS encoding XisI protein encodes MDKLTDYPKIIKQILKEYVELSQSHPQKDIETFLISDDEKGHYIWMNLGWQNGERITGITVYVRLHNGKFWIEEDWTEEGIATDLVRVGVPKEDIVLAFHEPKMREYTNFAVA; translated from the coding sequence ATGGATAAATTAACAGATTACCCCAAAATCATCAAACAAATTTTAAAGGAATATGTAGAATTATCTCAGAGTCATCCCCAAAAAGATATAGAAACATTCTTAATTAGCGATGACGAAAAAGGTCATTATATTTGGATGAATCTTGGTTGGCAAAATGGTGAAAGAATTACAGGAATAACTGTTTATGTTCGCCTACATAATGGTAAATTTTGGATAGAAGAAGATTGGACAGAAGAAGGTATTGCTACTGATTTAGTTCGCGTTGGTGTTCCTAAAGAAGATATTGTTTTAGCTTTTCATGAACCGAAAATGCGGGAATATACAAATTTTGCAGTTGCTTAG